A genomic segment from Zygotorulaspora mrakii chromosome 1, complete sequence encodes:
- a CDS encoding uncharacterized protein (similar to Saccharomyces cerevisiae YBR096W; ancestral locus Anc_3.337) has product MAVGNVFKWLFYLYLFSSYKSLPGAYFIRFYWHIFPLIFIPWFTGAKDSKIIRKLANNKYGCFANTNTDTYASPFECDFYFHKNNSTYFEELDISRGELMGKIFQKLLLNSKRWPYIPVANVFTNFLKEIKPFERYSVTSVILCWDQKWIYVMSRFTKHNGKVLCSLSLTKYVLKDGRKTISPSVALESCGLYNEEVAKIAEKNMKLLTEQCGFHETKPLEELDHSFFQI; this is encoded by the coding sequence atgGCTGTTGGTAATGTCTTTAAGTGGCTGTTTTATTTGTATTTATTCTCATCGTACAAGTCGTTGCCTGGTGCCTACTTTATAAGGTTCTATTGGCATATATTTCCATTGATTTTTATCCCATGGTTTACAGGTGCCAAAGATAGTAAAATCATTCGGAAATTAGCTAACAACAAATACGGCTGTTTCGCTAATACAAATACAGACACTTATGCCTCGCCCTTTGAATGTGACTTTTATTTCCACAAAAATAATAGTActtattttgaagaattggatATCTCTAGAGGTGAATTGATGGGAAAAATCTTCCAGAAATTACTTTTAAACTCAAAACGGTGGCCATATATTCCTGTTGCCAATGTTTTCACAAATTTTCTAAAAGAGATCAAGCCTTTTGAGAGGTACAGTGTGACATCTGTCATTTTGTGCTGGGATCAAAAATGGATCTACGTCATGAGTAGATTTACCAAGCATAATGGCAAAGTTTTGTGCTCCCTTTCTCTAACAAAAtatgttttgaaagatgGCAGAAAGACCATTAGCCCAAGTGTTGCTCTTGAATCTTGCGGACTTTACAATGAAGAAGTGGCAAAAATCgctgaaaaaaacatgaaatTACTGACCGAACAGTGTGGATTTCATGAAACTAAACCTTTGGAAGAGTTAGATCATTCATTCTTCCAAATATAG